A genome region from Euphorbia lathyris chromosome 4, ddEupLath1.1, whole genome shotgun sequence includes the following:
- the LOC136227850 gene encoding tropinone reductase homolog At5g06060-like produces the protein MAESTSKFNASRWSLQGMTALVTGGTRGIGNASVEELAKLGARVHTCSRNEEELNKCLKEWEGKGYVITGSVCDASSRPQREKLIQEVASIFNGTLNILVNNVGTNIRKPTDEYTAEDYSKIMLTNLESAYHMCQISHPLLKASGAGSIVFISSVGGLFHIGSGSIYGATKGAINQLARNLACEWAKDNIRTNCVAPWYIRTPLVEHLIGNEEFLNKVVSRTPLQRVGEPTEVSALVAFLCLPAASYITGQVISVDGGMTANAFDSGMRLDIS, from the exons ATGGCAGAGAGCACTTCCAAATTCAATGCCTCCAGATGGTCTCTTCAGGGTATGACTGCTCTTGTTACTGGTGGAACTCGCGGAATCGG GAATGCATCGGTTGAGGAGCTCGCAAAACTAGGAGCAAGAGTGCATACATGTTCGAGAAATGAAGAAGAGCTAAATAAGTGTTTAAAAGAGTGGGAAGGAAAGGGTTATGTGATCACTGGTTCAGTTTGTGATGCATCTTCTCGACCCCAGAGAGAGAAGCTGATTCAAGAAGTGGCTTCTATTTTTAATGGCACTCTTAACATTCTC GTAAACAATGTTGGCACAAATATCAGGAAGCCAACTGATGAGTACACTGCTGAAGATTACTCGAAAATCATGTTAACTAACCTTGAATCTGCATACCATATGTGCCAAATTTCACATCCTCTTCTAAAAGCATCTGGAGCCGGAAGCATTGTATTCATTTCCTCTGTTGGAGGTCTTTTTCACATTGGAAGTGGATCAATTTATGGAGCAACAAAAG GTGCTATTAATCAACTAGCAAGGAATTTGGCTTGTGAGTGGGCAAAAGACAATATCAGGACCAATTGTGTTGCTCCATGGTACATTAGAACCCCGCTCGTCGAACAT TTGATCGGTAACGAAGAGTTCTTAAACAAAGTAGTATCTCGAACTCCTCTTCAGCGTGTTGGAGAACCGACAGAAGTCTCAGCTCTTGTAGCATTCCTTTGCCTACCTGCTGCCTCTTACATTACAGGACAGGTTATATCCGTTGACGGAGGAATGACTGCCAATGCATTCGACTCTGGCATGAGACTAGATATTAGTTGA